In one Corallococcus sp. EGB genomic region, the following are encoded:
- a CDS encoding methionine ABC transporter permease: protein MGDLPGALGMATLETLYMTSVAAVLVVLAGLLLGVLLVVTDRGGLRPVPVLSRALGALVNVGRSIPFIILMVAIVPLTRWVVGTTIGTTAAIVPLVVAGIPFMGRVVEQALREVDAGRVEAAVAMGSTPLRIILRVLLPESLPSLVRGTALVVISLLGYSAMAGAVGGGGLGDLAVKYGYMRFRVDVMWGCLAVLLVLVQALQWLGERLASRFDATRSSSSPEQS, encoded by the coding sequence ATGGGTGACCTGCCGGGAGCGCTGGGGATGGCCACCCTGGAGACGCTCTACATGACGTCGGTGGCGGCGGTGCTGGTGGTGCTCGCGGGCCTGCTGCTGGGCGTGCTGCTGGTGGTGACGGACCGGGGCGGACTCCGGCCGGTGCCCGTGTTGAGCCGGGCGCTGGGAGCGCTGGTGAACGTGGGGCGCTCCATTCCGTTCATCATCCTGATGGTGGCCATCGTCCCGCTCACCCGCTGGGTGGTGGGGACCACCATCGGGACGACGGCGGCCATCGTGCCCCTGGTGGTGGCGGGCATTCCCTTCATGGGCCGCGTGGTGGAACAGGCCCTGCGGGAGGTGGATGCCGGCCGCGTCGAAGCGGCCGTGGCCATGGGCTCCACGCCCCTGCGCATCATCCTCCGCGTGCTGCTCCCGGAGTCCCTACCGTCGCTCGTGCGAGGCACGGCGCTCGTCGTCATCAGCCTGCTCGGTTACAGCGCCATGGCGGGCGCGGTCGGTGGCGGAGGACTGGGCGACCTGGCGGTGAAGTACGGCTACATGCGCTTTCGCGTCGACGTCATGTGGGGCTGCCTCGCGGTGCTGCTGGTGCTCGTGCAGGCCCTGCAATGGCTGGGAGAGCGCCTGGCCTCCCGCTTCGACGCCACCCGTTCCTCCTCTTCCCCTGAGCAGTCCTGA
- a CDS encoding methionine ABC transporter ATP-binding protein: MIELRGIHKVFSQGGRQVTALHDVSLHVAQGEVFGVLGRSGAGKSTLLRCTNLLERPTRGEVRVAGQDLLSLSPHELRQARQGIGMIFQHFNLFASRTVEGNVAYPLEVMGLPRTAIRTRVAELLSRVGLSDKARAYPSQLSGGQKQRVGIARALAPRPSVLLSDEATSALDPETTRSVLALLKDLQQQLGLTLLLITHQLEVVKALCGSVAVLEGGRLVEQGRVRELLARPESRLRALCFPPLSGLQEPTAGHRVELSLTDAHARSPLLSTLARRFDVDVLLLEGALERVGEARVGRLLVELHGGPEAVAGARTFLREQGLTAGEAAHG; encoded by the coding sequence GTGATCGAGCTGCGAGGCATCCACAAGGTGTTCAGCCAGGGCGGCCGGCAGGTGACGGCCCTTCACGACGTGTCGCTGCACGTGGCGCAGGGAGAGGTCTTCGGCGTGCTGGGGCGAAGCGGCGCCGGCAAGTCCACCCTCCTGCGCTGCACCAACCTCCTGGAGCGGCCCACGCGCGGCGAGGTGCGCGTGGCGGGACAGGACCTGCTGTCGCTGAGCCCCCACGAGCTACGGCAGGCGAGGCAGGGCATCGGGATGATCTTCCAGCACTTCAACCTCTTCGCCTCACGGACGGTGGAGGGCAACGTCGCCTATCCCCTGGAGGTGATGGGCCTGCCACGCACCGCCATTCGCACGCGCGTGGCGGAGCTATTGTCGCGGGTGGGCCTGTCCGACAAGGCGCGGGCGTATCCCTCGCAGCTCTCGGGTGGGCAGAAGCAGCGGGTGGGCATCGCCCGGGCCCTGGCGCCCCGGCCGAGCGTCCTGCTGTCGGATGAAGCCACGTCCGCGTTGGATCCGGAGACGACCCGCTCGGTGCTCGCGCTGTTGAAGGACCTCCAGCAACAGCTGGGGCTGACGCTGCTGCTCATCACGCATCAACTGGAGGTGGTGAAGGCGCTGTGCGGCTCCGTGGCCGTGCTCGAAGGAGGGAGGCTGGTGGAGCAGGGGCGCGTGCGGGAGCTGCTCGCGCGCCCGGAGTCCCGCCTGCGCGCGCTGTGCTTTCCGCCCCTGTCCGGGCTCCAGGAACCCACGGCGGGTCACCGCGTGGAGCTGTCGCTGACGGACGCGCATGCCCGCAGTCCGCTGCTCAGCACCCTGGCCCGGCGCTTCGACGTGGACGTCCTCTTGCTGGAGGGCGCGCTGGAGCGCGTGGGTGAAGCCCGCGTGGGCCGGCTGCTGGTGGAGCTTCACGGCGGGCCGGAAGCGGTGGCCGGGGCCCGGACCTTCCTGCGCGAGCAGGGATTGACCGCCGGCGAGGCCGCCCATGGGTGA